In one Mycobacterium heckeshornense genomic region, the following are encoded:
- a CDS encoding ABC transporter substrate-binding protein/permease, with protein sequence MSVNLGRRAGRVLVLTAALMMVAGPGIAPPVAADTNQCAPTGADNAIALPRKLASARRPHEDKYTTPTVEPLSAVNIGALGLITPGTLTVGTLSQAPPTSCINAQGRYSGFDNELLRAIAAKLGLKVTFAGTDFSGLLAQVASHRFDVGSASITATDARRRTVAFTNGYDFGYFSLVVPSGSPIAGFDDLTGRQRIGVVQGTVEDAYVVETLHLQPVKFPDFNTVYASLKTRQIDAWVAPALEALDAVRPGDPAVTVAHTFSLGNYVAYAVAKDNRPLLAALNSGLDAVIADGTWSRLYADWVPRPLPPGWKPGSKAAPQPHLPPFAVIAARHHRTVDEPVAAKSTLAQLRDSFFDWSLYKQAIPALLATGLPNTLLLTFSASLIGLVVGMLLAIAGISHVRWLRWPARVYTDIFRGLPEVVIILLIGLGVGPLVGGLTNSNPYPLGIAALGLTAAAYVGEIFRSGIQSVDPGQLEASRALGFSYPAAMRLVVVPQGIRRVLPALVNQFIALLKASALVYFLGLVAGQRELFQVGRDLNAQTGSLSPLVAAGIFYLALTIPLTHLVNFIDARLRRGRVVAEPQDPLDPSSISAQEMT encoded by the coding sequence ATGAGCGTCAACCTTGGACGGCGTGCGGGGCGGGTGCTGGTGCTGACCGCCGCGCTGATGATGGTGGCCGGCCCCGGAATAGCCCCGCCCGTCGCAGCCGACACCAACCAGTGCGCCCCAACCGGCGCCGACAACGCGATCGCGTTGCCGCGCAAGCTGGCCAGCGCCCGCCGTCCGCACGAGGACAAGTACACGACCCCCACCGTCGAGCCGCTGTCAGCGGTAAACATCGGCGCGCTGGGGCTGATCACCCCCGGAACCCTGACGGTCGGCACACTGTCGCAGGCCCCGCCGACAAGCTGCATCAACGCCCAGGGCCGCTACAGCGGCTTCGACAACGAGCTGCTGCGGGCCATCGCGGCAAAGCTGGGTTTGAAGGTGACCTTCGCCGGCACTGACTTCTCCGGACTGCTCGCCCAGGTGGCGTCCCACCGGTTCGATGTCGGTTCGGCGTCGATCACCGCCACCGACGCCCGGCGGCGCACCGTCGCCTTCACCAATGGCTATGACTTCGGCTACTTTTCGCTGGTCGTTCCGTCCGGCTCACCGATCGCCGGATTCGACGACCTCACCGGTCGGCAACGCATCGGGGTCGTTCAGGGCACGGTCGAGGATGCCTACGTCGTGGAAACTTTGCACCTGCAGCCGGTGAAGTTCCCCGACTTCAACACCGTGTACGCCAGCCTCAAAACGCGTCAGATCGACGCCTGGGTGGCACCGGCCCTGGAGGCGCTCGACGCGGTGCGCCCGGGCGACCCGGCGGTGACCGTCGCCCATACCTTCAGCCTCGGCAACTACGTGGCCTACGCGGTGGCCAAGGACAACCGCCCGCTGCTCGCCGCCCTGAACTCTGGATTGGACGCCGTCATCGCCGACGGCACCTGGTCGCGGCTCTACGCCGACTGGGTGCCCAGGCCACTGCCGCCGGGCTGGAAACCCGGCTCCAAGGCGGCGCCGCAACCACACTTGCCGCCCTTCGCCGTGATCGCCGCACGCCATCACCGGACCGTCGACGAGCCGGTCGCGGCGAAATCCACACTGGCCCAGCTTCGCGACTCGTTCTTCGACTGGAGCCTCTACAAGCAGGCCATCCCGGCGCTGTTGGCGACGGGGCTGCCGAACACGCTGCTCCTGACTTTCAGCGCCAGCCTGATCGGGCTGGTGGTCGGCATGCTGCTGGCGATCGCCGGGATCTCGCACGTGCGCTGGCTGCGCTGGCCGGCGCGGGTGTACACCGACATTTTCCGCGGCCTGCCCGAGGTGGTGATCATCCTGCTGATCGGGCTGGGCGTGGGGCCGCTGGTGGGCGGGCTGACCAACAGCAATCCCTATCCGCTGGGGATCGCCGCGCTCGGGCTGACGGCGGCGGCCTACGTGGGCGAGATTTTCCGTTCCGGCATCCAAAGCGTCGACCCCGGCCAGCTCGAGGCGTCGCGGGCGCTGGGGTTCAGCTATCCGGCGGCGATGCGGCTGGTGGTGGTGCCGCAGGGCATCCGGCGGGTGCTGCCCGCGCTGGTCAACCAGTTCATCGCGTTGCTGAAGGCTTCCGCGCTGGTATATTTCCTGGGCTTGGTCGCCGGGCAGCGCGAACTGTTCCAGGTCGGCCGCGACCTCAACGCCCAGACCGGCAGCCTTTCGCCGCTGGTGGCCGCCGGCATTTTCTACCTGGCGCTGACCATCCCGCTAACGCATCTGGTGAACTTCATCGACGCTCGGCTGCGCCGCGGCCGGGTGGTTGCCGAGCCGCAGGACCCGCTGGACCCCAGCTCCATCTCCGCCCAGGAGATGACGTGA
- a CDS encoding amino acid ABC transporter ATP-binding protein has protein sequence MTAQIARREPVSLAGKDIHLSFGPNAVLRGVDIDVPAGSTVAVIGPSGSGKSTLLRTLNRLYEPDRGDILLDGRSVLGDNPDRLRQRIGMVFQQFNLFPHRSVLDNVVLGPRKLRRLPTDVARELALAQLDRVGLKHKADARPGTLSGGQQQRVAIARALAMAPQVMFFDEATSALDPEMVKGVLALIADLGAEGMTMVVVTHEMGFARSASDTVVFMDRGKVVESGPPAKVFEAAETDRLQRFLSQVL, from the coding sequence GTGACGGCACAGATCGCGCGTCGTGAGCCGGTTTCGTTGGCGGGCAAGGATATTCATCTGTCATTCGGCCCGAACGCGGTGCTGCGGGGGGTGGATATCGACGTACCGGCGGGCAGCACGGTGGCGGTGATTGGTCCGTCGGGTTCGGGCAAGTCCACGTTGCTGCGCACGCTCAACCGGTTGTATGAGCCGGACCGCGGCGACATCCTGCTCGACGGCCGGTCGGTGTTGGGTGACAACCCCGACCGGTTACGGCAGCGCATCGGCATGGTGTTCCAGCAGTTCAACCTGTTCCCGCATCGCAGTGTGCTCGACAACGTCGTGCTGGGCCCGCGCAAGCTGCGGCGGCTGCCGACCGACGTGGCCCGTGAGCTGGCGCTGGCACAGCTGGATCGGGTTGGCCTGAAGCACAAGGCGGATGCGCGGCCGGGCACGTTGTCGGGCGGCCAGCAGCAGCGGGTGGCGATCGCGCGTGCGCTGGCCATGGCACCGCAGGTGATGTTCTTCGATGAGGCGACCTCGGCGCTGGACCCCGAAATGGTCAAGGGAGTGTTGGCGTTGATCGCCGATCTGGGCGCCGAGGGTATGACGATGGTTGTCGTTACCCATGAAATGGGCTTCGCCCGGTCGGCTTCGGACACCGTCGTATTCATGGATCGCGGCAAGGTCGTGGAATCCGGGCCGCCCGCGAAGGTTTTCGAGGCCGCCGAAACCGATCGGTTGCAGCGTTTCCTATCTCAAGTACTTTGA
- a CDS encoding MarR family winged helix-turn-helix transcriptional regulator, whose product MAERQASGPELAELAEGLHRALSKLFAILRRGDPNMSATGDLTLAQLSILVTLLDRGPIRMTDLAAHERVRTPTTTVAIRRLEKLGLVKRSRDPSDLRAVLVDITPRGLAVHRESLANRHAALAAMLSQLSESDLDTLTKALAPLERLATIEPVAAAGASAAREQA is encoded by the coding sequence ATGGCGGAACGGCAAGCCAGCGGCCCGGAACTGGCCGAGCTGGCCGAGGGTCTGCACCGCGCGCTGTCGAAACTCTTCGCCATTTTGCGTCGCGGGGACCCGAACATGTCCGCCACCGGCGATTTGACGCTTGCACAATTGTCAATTCTGGTCACGCTGCTTGATCGTGGCCCGATCCGCATGACCGACCTCGCCGCGCATGAGCGGGTGCGCACACCCACCACCACGGTCGCGATCCGCCGGCTGGAAAAGCTCGGCTTGGTCAAACGCTCCCGCGACCCGTCCGACCTGCGCGCTGTGCTGGTCGACATCACACCTCGCGGGTTGGCCGTTCACCGTGAGTCGCTGGCCAATCGACACGCTGCTCTGGCGGCGATGCTCAGCCAGCTTAGCGAGTCCGACCTGGACACCCTCACCAAGGCGTTGGCCCCGCTGGAGCGGCTGGCCACCATCGAGCCGGTGGCTGCTGCGGGCGCGTCAGCTGCGCGCGAGCAGGCGTGA
- a CDS encoding SDR family oxidoreductase produces the protein MPTALITGASRGIGSAIAEALAQTHTLLLAGRPSERLDAVAARLQATAWPVDLTDSDAVENAAASLSLSELDVLVHNAGVSIPSHVGDSSIDDWRATFEVNLFGAVALTLALLPALRRAHGQVVFVNSGSGRKVSPGMASYSASKFALRAFADALRDDETELRVTTVYPGRVDTDMQRELVAFEGGEYTPAKFLRPETVARVVANVVHTPPDGHVHEVVIRQR, from the coding sequence ATGCCGACTGCACTTATCACCGGTGCCAGCAGGGGTATCGGTTCGGCGATTGCCGAAGCACTGGCCCAGACACATACCCTGTTGCTGGCCGGGCGGCCCTCGGAGCGACTGGACGCCGTTGCGGCGCGGCTGCAGGCCACCGCATGGCCGGTGGACCTCACCGACTCCGACGCGGTCGAGAACGCCGCCGCTTCGCTTTCGCTGAGTGAACTTGATGTCTTGGTGCACAACGCCGGAGTATCGATACCAAGCCATGTCGGCGACTCCAGCATCGACGACTGGCGGGCCACGTTCGAGGTGAACCTCTTTGGGGCGGTGGCGCTGACCCTGGCGCTGCTGCCGGCGCTGCGGCGCGCGCACGGCCAGGTGGTGTTCGTCAACTCCGGGTCGGGACGCAAAGTGTCGCCGGGAATGGCGTCATACTCCGCCAGCAAGTTTGCGCTGCGCGCGTTCGCCGACGCGCTGCGCGACGACGAAACCGAGCTGCGGGTGACCACGGTGTATCCGGGTCGGGTCGACACCGACATGCAGCGCGAACTGGTCGCCTTCGAAGGCGGCGAATACACCCCGGCCAAGTTTCTGCGGCCCGAGACCGTTGCCCGGGTGGTCGCCAACGTCGTGCACACCCCACCGGACGGCCATGTCCATGAGGTTGTGATCCGGCAGCGCTAG
- the leuS gene encoding leucine--tRNA ligase, producing MTESPPATAGRRTADADVDSDAPRYRYTAELAGRIERAWQDNWERMGTFHVPNPVGSLAPSDGSAVPEDKLFVQDMFPYPSGEGLHVGHPLGYIATDVYARYHRMIGRNVLHALGFDAFGLPAEQYAVQTGTHPRIRTEANIANFRRQLGRLGFGHDSRRSFATTDVEFYKWTQWIFLQIYNAWFDTTANKARPIAELVAEFDSGVRSLDDGRDWATLSAGERADVIDSYRLVYRSEEMVNWCPGLGTVLANEEVTADGRSDRGNFPVFRKRLRQWMMRITAYADRLLDDLELLDWPEKVKTMQRNWIGRSTGAAALFEARTSAGETVDIEVFTTRPDTMFGATYLVLAPEHELVDRLAAPRWPEGVDPQWTFGGATPLDAVTAYRRSIAAKSDLERQENKAKTGVFLGTHAINPANGRPIPIFIADYVLLGYGTGAIMAVPGHDQRDWEFAHEFGLPIVEVIAGGDISQAAHTGDGILVNSDYLNGLDVATAKQTMTRRLEADGRGRARVEYKLRDWLFARQRYWGEPFPIVYDSDGRPRALDEAALPVELPDMPDYSPVSFDPDDAGSEPSPPLAKATDWVHVELDLGDGLKRYTRDTNVMPQWAGSSWYELRYTDPYNSERFCAKENEVYWMGPRPAEHGPDDPGGVDLYVGGVEHAVLHLLYARFWHKVLYDLGHVSSREPYRRLVNQGYIQAFAYTDARGSYVPAADVIERDGKFVYPGPDGDVEVFQEFGKIGKSLKNSVSPDEICDSYGADTLRVYEMAMGPLEASRPWATKDVVGAYRFLQRVWRLVIDEHTGATRVTDAHPELDHDTLRLLHRTIAGVSEDYAALRNNTAVAKLIEYTNHLTKQHRDSVPRAAVEPLILMLAPLAPHMAEELWSRLGHTGSLAHGPFPVADPNYLIDDTVEYPVQVNGKVRGHVVVAADADTETVQAAALADEKVQAFLAGATPSKVIVVPGRLVNLVV from the coding sequence GTGACCGAATCCCCGCCCGCCACGGCTGGCCGCCGCACCGCGGACGCAGACGTGGACTCCGACGCTCCGCGGTACCGCTACACCGCGGAGTTGGCGGGGCGCATCGAACGGGCTTGGCAGGACAATTGGGAACGGATGGGCACGTTTCATGTACCCAATCCGGTCGGGTCGTTGGCGCCCAGCGACGGCTCGGCGGTGCCCGAGGACAAGCTGTTCGTCCAGGACATGTTCCCATACCCCTCGGGTGAGGGACTGCATGTCGGTCACCCGCTGGGCTACATCGCCACCGACGTCTACGCCCGCTATCACCGGATGATCGGACGTAACGTCTTGCACGCGTTGGGGTTCGACGCTTTCGGTCTGCCGGCCGAGCAATACGCGGTGCAGACCGGTACGCACCCGAGAATCCGAACCGAGGCCAACATCGCGAACTTCCGGCGCCAACTGGGGCGGCTGGGTTTCGGCCACGACAGCAGGCGCAGCTTCGCGACCACCGATGTCGAGTTCTACAAGTGGACGCAGTGGATATTCCTGCAGATCTACAACGCGTGGTTCGACACCACCGCCAACAAGGCCCGGCCGATCGCCGAACTTGTCGCTGAGTTCGATTCCGGTGTCCGAAGTCTCGACGACGGACGCGACTGGGCGACGCTGTCAGCCGGTGAGCGAGCAGATGTGATCGACAGCTACCGATTGGTCTACCGCTCGGAAGAGATGGTGAACTGGTGTCCCGGGCTGGGTACCGTGCTGGCCAACGAGGAGGTCACCGCTGACGGGAGAAGCGACCGGGGAAACTTCCCAGTGTTCCGAAAACGGTTGCGGCAGTGGATGATGCGAATTACCGCCTATGCCGATCGGCTGCTCGACGACCTCGAACTGCTGGACTGGCCGGAGAAGGTCAAGACCATGCAGCGCAATTGGATCGGACGCTCCACGGGTGCGGCGGCACTGTTCGAAGCGCGCACATCCGCCGGCGAAACCGTCGACATCGAAGTATTCACCACCCGCCCCGACACCATGTTTGGCGCAACCTACCTGGTGCTGGCCCCCGAGCATGAGCTGGTCGACCGCCTGGCCGCACCCCGCTGGCCCGAAGGCGTGGACCCGCAGTGGACGTTCGGCGGTGCCACCCCCCTCGACGCCGTCACCGCATACCGGCGATCCATCGCCGCGAAGTCCGACCTGGAACGCCAGGAAAACAAGGCGAAGACCGGTGTTTTCCTCGGCACCCACGCAATTAACCCGGCCAACGGCAGGCCGATACCTATCTTTATCGCCGACTACGTCCTGCTCGGGTACGGCACCGGCGCGATCATGGCGGTTCCCGGCCACGACCAGCGTGACTGGGAATTCGCCCACGAATTCGGCCTGCCCATCGTGGAAGTGATTGCCGGTGGCGATATTTCACAAGCCGCACACACAGGCGACGGGATACTGGTCAATTCCGACTACCTCAACGGCCTGGATGTGGCCACCGCCAAGCAGACGATGACCCGTCGTTTGGAGGCCGACGGTCGCGGCCGGGCCCGTGTCGAATACAAGCTGCGGGACTGGCTTTTCGCCAGGCAGCGCTATTGGGGTGAACCGTTTCCGATTGTCTACGACAGCGACGGGCGCCCACGCGCGCTCGACGAGGCAGCACTGCCGGTGGAGCTGCCTGACATGCCTGACTATTCGCCGGTCTCCTTCGACCCCGACGACGCCGGCAGCGAGCCCTCGCCACCGCTGGCCAAGGCGACCGATTGGGTGCACGTCGAACTGGATCTCGGTGACGGGCTAAAACGGTATACCCGCGACACCAACGTGATGCCGCAGTGGGCGGGCAGCTCCTGGTACGAGCTGCGCTACACCGATCCGTACAACTCGGAACGGTTCTGCGCCAAAGAGAACGAGGTCTACTGGATGGGCCCGCGACCGGCCGAGCACGGGCCGGACGATCCTGGCGGCGTCGACCTGTACGTCGGCGGTGTCGAGCACGCGGTGCTGCACCTGCTCTACGCCCGGTTCTGGCACAAGGTGCTCTACGATCTCGGGCACGTCAGCTCGCGCGAACCGTACCGGCGCCTGGTCAACCAGGGCTACATCCAGGCCTTCGCCTACACCGATGCCCGCGGATCATATGTGCCGGCCGCCGACGTGATCGAACGCGACGGCAAATTTGTCTATCCGGGACCGGACGGCGACGTCGAGGTCTTCCAGGAATTCGGCAAAATCGGCAAGAGCCTGAAGAATTCGGTGTCGCCCGACGAGATTTGCGACAGCTACGGCGCCGACACGCTGCGGGTGTACGAGATGGCGATGGGTCCGTTGGAGGCGTCGCGTCCGTGGGCCACCAAAGACGTCGTCGGCGCGTACCGCTTTCTGCAGCGGGTGTGGCGGCTGGTGATCGACGAGCACACCGGGGCAACCCGGGTCACCGACGCTCACCCGGAGCTTGACCACGACACGCTTCGGCTGCTCCATCGCACCATCGCCGGAGTGTCGGAAGACTATGCCGCACTGCGTAATAACACCGCGGTGGCCAAGCTGATCGAATACACCAACCACCTGACCAAGCAGCACCGAGATTCGGTGCCCCGGGCGGCCGTGGAGCCGTTGATTTTGATGCTTGCTCCGCTGGCCCCGCACATGGCCGAGGAACTGTGGTCACGGCTGGGCCACACGGGATCGCTGGCGCACGGGCCGTTCCCGGTGGCCGACCCCAACTACCTGATCGACGACACCGTCGAGTATCCGGTGCAGGTCAACGGCAAGGTGCGCGGCCACGTCGTGGTTGCCGCCGACGCCGACACCGAGACGGTGCAAGCGGCGGCTCTGGCCGACGAGAAGGTCCAAGCGTTCTTGGCCGGTGCCACGCCCAGCAAGGTGATTGTGGTTCCGGGCCGGCTGGTCAACCTGGTCGTTTAA
- a CDS encoding LpqN/LpqT family lipoprotein encodes MTQTAHSWRAVAGGVAVGFAAAVGLASAVASAEPGLPPRPTPAPPPITQSAAGGVGNNASAAAFPVAPAPGPSTMPPVAAAPAPGSTLPVQPTPVAATAGTLREYLQSKGVKLEPQKPQGFTALDITLPMPAGWTQVPDPNVADPFVVIANRSGASLYTSNAQVVVYKLIGDFNPREAISHGFVDSQQLPAWRTTTASLADFGGFPSSIIEGTYRQNDMTLNTSRRHVIATSGPDKYLVSLAVTTDVARAVAEAPATDAIVNGFRVTTPTAGGPAR; translated from the coding sequence ATGACCCAGACCGCTCACAGCTGGCGGGCAGTGGCAGGCGGCGTCGCCGTCGGCTTCGCCGCCGCTGTGGGCTTGGCCAGCGCCGTCGCGTCGGCGGAGCCTGGGCTTCCGCCGCGGCCAACTCCGGCACCGCCGCCGATCACCCAGAGCGCCGCGGGCGGCGTCGGCAACAACGCCTCAGCCGCCGCGTTTCCGGTGGCGCCGGCTCCCGGGCCGTCGACGATGCCGCCGGTCGCCGCAGCGCCCGCGCCCGGCTCCACGCTGCCGGTGCAGCCGACACCGGTCGCGGCCACCGCCGGGACACTGCGTGAGTACTTACAGTCCAAGGGCGTCAAACTTGAGCCGCAGAAGCCGCAGGGTTTCACCGCGCTCGACATCACCTTGCCAATGCCGGCGGGCTGGACCCAGGTTCCCGACCCCAACGTCGCCGACCCGTTCGTGGTGATCGCCAATCGCTCCGGCGCTAGCCTCTACACCTCCAACGCCCAGGTGGTGGTGTACAAGCTGATCGGTGACTTCAACCCCCGCGAGGCCATCAGCCACGGCTTCGTCGACAGCCAGCAGCTGCCCGCCTGGCGGACCACCACTGCCTCGCTCGCCGACTTCGGCGGGTTCCCGTCGTCGATCATCGAGGGCACCTACCGGCAGAACGACATGACGCTCAACACCTCCCGGCGCCACGTCATCGCCACCTCCGGGCCGGACAAGTACCTGGTCTCGCTGGCGGTGACCACAGACGTGGCCCGGGCTGTCGCCGAGGCACCGGCCACCGACGCGATCGTGAACGGTTTCCGGGTGACCACCCCGACGGCTGGAGGACCGGCGCGGTAG
- a CDS encoding YqgE/AlgH family protein: MATATARGCDDGVVAQHEDPEDYVAPAAQRVRSGTLLLANTDLLEPTFRRSVIYIVEHNDGGTLGVVLNRPSDTAVYNVLPQWAKLAAKPKTMFIGGPVKRDAALCLGALRVGADPQGVPGLRHVTGRIVMVDLDADPDVIAPLVEGVRIFAGYSGWTIGQLEGEIERDDWIVLSALPSDVLAGPRVDLWGRALRRQPLPLSLLATHPIDISRN, translated from the coding sequence ATGGCCACCGCGACCGCGCGCGGGTGCGATGATGGTGTCGTGGCGCAGCACGAAGATCCCGAGGACTATGTCGCACCCGCCGCGCAGCGAGTGCGATCGGGCACCCTGCTGCTGGCGAACACCGACCTGCTGGAGCCGACGTTTCGGCGCAGTGTGATCTACATCGTCGAGCACAACGACGGCGGCACGCTGGGAGTGGTGCTCAACCGGCCCAGCGACACCGCGGTCTACAACGTGCTGCCGCAATGGGCCAAATTGGCGGCCAAACCGAAGACGATGTTCATCGGGGGACCGGTGAAGCGTGACGCCGCATTGTGTTTGGGGGCGCTGCGTGTCGGCGCCGACCCGCAGGGTGTGCCGGGTCTGCGGCATGTGACCGGGCGCATCGTGATGGTCGATCTCGACGCCGACCCCGACGTGATCGCGCCGTTAGTGGAAGGGGTGCGGATCTTCGCTGGATACTCGGGCTGGACGATCGGCCAGCTTGAAGGTGAGATCGAGCGAGACGACTGGATTGTCTTGTCGGCGTTGCCCTCTGACGTTCTAGCGGGACCGCGGGTAGACCTGTGGGGGCGGGCGCTGCGGCGCCAGCCGCTGCCGCTGTCACTGCTGGCAACTCACCCGATCGACATCAGCCGCAATTAG
- a CDS encoding MFS transporter, whose product MEVGFVVQPRAPVAIWRSARGLPDFWRLLELRVASQFGDGLFQAALAGALLFNPERATNPLAIAGAFAVLFLPYSLLGPFAGALMDRWDRRLVLVGANIGRLGSVAAVGAALAVGANDWMVLCGALIVNGFGRFVSSGLSAALPHVVPRHKVVTMNSLANATGAVAAFGGANFMLLPRWLIGAGDSGSASIIFLVAIPISIALTLSLRFASHALGPDDSNRAVRGSVVYAVVTGWLHGVRTVLDRPTVAATLSGLATHRMVFGVNTLLVLVLVRHAGAVTVAGLGTAVLFLAATGAGSFLANALTPPAVRRWNRFTVANGALAAGAIIQIAGASLQLAIMVLCGFLLGVIGQVVKLCADTAMQIDVEDVLRGHVFTVQDSLFWVSFISAVTVAALVIPDDGRSPALVLAGSLLYLAGLGVHALVARRGQAVSSR is encoded by the coding sequence ATGGAAGTAGGTTTTGTGGTTCAGCCCCGCGCTCCAGTCGCGATCTGGCGCTCAGCGCGTGGTTTGCCTGACTTTTGGCGGCTGCTAGAACTGCGCGTTGCCAGTCAATTTGGTGACGGTCTGTTCCAGGCGGCGTTGGCGGGGGCGCTGCTGTTCAACCCTGAGCGGGCCACCAACCCGTTGGCGATCGCCGGCGCGTTCGCGGTGCTGTTCTTGCCGTATTCGCTGCTGGGTCCGTTTGCTGGTGCGCTGATGGACCGTTGGGACCGCCGGCTGGTGCTGGTGGGGGCGAACATCGGCCGGCTGGGGTCGGTCGCCGCGGTCGGCGCGGCCTTGGCCGTCGGGGCCAACGATTGGATGGTGCTGTGCGGCGCGCTGATCGTCAATGGCTTCGGCCGCTTTGTGTCGTCGGGGCTCTCGGCGGCGCTGCCGCATGTGGTGCCCCGCCACAAGGTGGTCACGATGAACTCACTAGCCAACGCCACCGGTGCGGTTGCCGCATTTGGCGGCGCAAACTTCATGCTCCTGCCGCGCTGGCTGATCGGTGCGGGCGACTCCGGCTCGGCGTCGATCATTTTCTTGGTCGCGATCCCGATCTCGATCGCCCTGACGTTGTCGTTGCGGTTTGCTTCCCACGCGCTCGGCCCTGACGACAGCAACCGCGCTGTGCGCGGATCGGTGGTCTATGCGGTAGTCACCGGCTGGCTGCACGGCGTGCGCACGGTATTGGACCGGCCGACGGTGGCCGCCACCCTGTCCGGGCTGGCGACACATCGCATGGTCTTCGGCGTCAATACCCTGCTGGTGCTGGTGCTGGTCCGGCATGCCGGCGCGGTGACCGTTGCCGGGTTGGGTACTGCGGTGCTGTTCCTCGCCGCTACCGGCGCCGGATCGTTTCTGGCCAACGCCCTCACCCCGCCCGCGGTGCGCCGTTGGAATCGCTTCACCGTGGCTAATGGCGCCCTGGCAGCCGGTGCGATCATCCAGATCGCTGGTGCTAGTTTGCAATTGGCGATCATGGTGTTGTGCGGATTCCTGCTCGGCGTCATCGGGCAAGTCGTCAAGCTGTGTGCCGACACCGCGATGCAGATCGACGTCGAGGACGTCCTGCGCGGCCACGTGTTCACGGTGCAGGATTCGCTGTTCTGGGTCTCGTTCATCTCCGCAGTAACCGTGGCGGCGTTGGTGATTCCCGACGACGGGCGTTCGCCAGCATTGGTCCTGGCCGGTTCGTTGCTCTACCTTGCGGGGCTGGGTGTGCACGCTTTGGTTGCCCGGCGCGGGCAGGCGGTGAGTAGTCGCTAA
- a CDS encoding TIGR03084 family metal-binding protein, whose amino-acid sequence MAGAGPIIDDLRAESDELDALVAPLAAERWTAPTPAAGWTIAHQIGHLLWTDRVALTTVTDEARFAELLAAAAANPTGFVDDGADEMATRPPAELLRDWRLTRTRLHTALLAVPDGRKLPWFGPPMSAASMATARLMETWAHGLDVADALGVKRPATPRLRSIAHLGVRTRDYSFVVNGLTPPAEPFLVELRAPDGTIWSWGPDDASQRVTGSAEDFCFLVTQRRPLGTLDIAAQGVDAQRWLTIAQAFAGPPGPGRGR is encoded by the coding sequence ATGGCCGGTGCGGGCCCGATCATCGATGACCTGCGGGCCGAGAGCGACGAACTGGATGCGCTGGTGGCGCCGCTGGCGGCCGAGCGTTGGACAGCGCCGACACCCGCCGCGGGCTGGACCATCGCCCACCAGATCGGCCACTTGCTGTGGACCGATCGTGTCGCGCTTACCACCGTCACCGACGAGGCGCGCTTCGCCGAATTGCTGGCAGCGGCCGCAGCCAATCCCACCGGCTTCGTCGATGACGGCGCCGATGAAATGGCGACCCGGCCACCCGCCGAGCTCCTGCGCGACTGGCGGCTCACCCGCACCCGGCTGCACACGGCGCTGCTGGCGGTTCCCGACGGCCGCAAACTGCCCTGGTTCGGGCCACCGATGAGCGCGGCGTCGATGGCCACTGCGCGGCTGATGGAAACCTGGGCGCACGGACTTGACGTCGCCGACGCGCTCGGCGTCAAACGACCGGCGACGCCGCGGTTGCGCTCCATCGCTCATCTGGGTGTGCGTACTCGCGACTACTCCTTCGTCGTCAACGGCCTCACACCGCCGGCCGAGCCGTTTCTGGTTGAGCTGCGTGCACCCGACGGCACCATCTGGTCGTGGGGTCCTGACGATGCTTCCCAGCGGGTGACGGGTTCGGCGGAGGATTTCTGCTTCTTGGTCACCCAGAGGCGCCCGCTCGGCACACTTGACATCGCGGCGCAGGGTGTCGATGCCCAACGGTGGCTGACCATCGCGCAGGCCTTCGCCGGCCCCCCGGGCCCGGGCCGTGGGCGATGA